The sequence GAGGTGTAAGCACAGCAATGTGTTCAGCCGACCAGTACTAATCAGTCGTGAGGCTTGACCATATTATAAAAAGCCCCTCTAAAAAAAGAGGGGCTTTTTAATTATATTTTGTTTTATAAAAACGTAAAGTAATCTATGGTTTTATTGTATCAATTAGCTTTAATGTTTCTTTTTCCAGCACCATTATGGTTTTATCGGCACGATTTATATAAATGAAGTTATCCCAAAAACTTATAAATGTATTTTCGTTAATTTCTTCAGAAGATTTAGATACCATTATAAGATTTGTGTCAAATCGGCCAAGGTAAAATTTCCCATTTTCTATTACTATCGCATAAATAAAACTATCTTTGATTATTATAAAACTTCGCCAGAAAATATTGTCAGAGCCATATATTTTTGGTTCAAGGCTATTCCTGTCAAGCAGCGTGAGCCTGTGGCCAATTGTATGATTCCCCTTATGTGTAATAACTACCACACCACCGGAAAATATGTCGTATCTGCTCCCACAAATATTTTTTTCAGGTGATTTAAATAAAATTTTTCGTGACGCAGGATCTATCATCACCATTTCATTATTATAATGGCCATCTTGGAGATATTCCTTAATTTTTAAATAATACAGTTTATTGGCATAGATATTTTGATCAATTTCTTTTGAACGTAACTTATCTTCCCGTGCATCCAGTTCTTTCTCCTTCTTTTCAAGTTTTTTTATCATTTCTTTGTCTTTTGATGATTGTTTTTTACTTTCATCAGCAGCTATATCTTCTTTTTCTTTTTTTAGTTCTTTTTCCTTTTCATCTAAAATTTTTTCTTTTTCTGTGATTTTATTTTTCTTATCCACAATTTCTGATTCTTTTTGAGCTATCTCCACTTCTTTCTTTTTTATATCCTCTTTTTCTTTTTCAAGTTGTTGTTCCTTTTCTGCTATTTCTTTTTGCATTGCCTTTTGTTTTTCAGTATCTGGTTCATTACTGATTTGTTCTTTTGCCTTGCTGAGCTCTTTTTCAGTTTTCTGTACTTTTTCTTTTCTATCCTCAATGGATTTTTTTTCATCTTCTAATTTTGCAAAATCCTTTGCTATACTGCTTTTGCTTTTTTCAAGTTCAGCTTTTTGTTGTGTAAGTATTGTTTCTTTAATTTCTGCCACATCTTTACGTGCCTGTATGTTTTTATCATCTTTTTGTATTTCCTTAACAACCTTTTTATCCGAAATTACATCTATAAGCACAGAGTCAAGTTTTCCCTTTTGTGGTTGTTCTGTTAATGGTATGAGAATTTTTGTGGCACCAGGCCATTCATAATATTTTGTTGAAATGCCTGCATTGTTTTTAGTGATGTGTTTCATTACAATACTTTTGTATTTTGATGAAAAATAATCAATATTTCCCCTATATATGGCATTATAATAGGTTAAAAACAGGGCGATAGCTTTAGCGTGTTCAAGGCTATAATCATATTTTTCTTGAAGATAAGCTGACAGTATTTTTCTGATAATATCTATATGGCCAACCCTTGCTTTTTTATCGATTGAGAAAATTGTTGCTGAAAACTTTTCGGGCTCATCTTTTGATATTGCGTTTATCAATGAATATTTCATCCCAAATCTGATAATCCCGGTATTGTCAGTATCATGTGCAAGTGTCTTCCCTATATTTTCTATTTCCCTGGGTGAATCTTTTTTTTGGTATGGACCCTTATAATTTATAAAAGTAACAGGTTTTGTTTGTATTTCATCAATAGCAACCTCAAGGGCTTGGATATCTTGTTGTATAGAAAAAATACTGATGGCAAATATACATATTATCATAATAGACCTGAACATACATCCCTCCTAAAATACAGATTGCTACGCCAAAGCTGGTTTTAGCATCTGATATTAAGATTAAAATAATTAGCAACCTTCATATTAGCTCATATAATGCATAGTTATCACCATTTAGTTCATTAAATGGTGTAGCAATACAAGACTCACTTAAATTGTAGTGAAATGTGCCAAATATAGTTGTATAGCATTGATTGGATAAGGTCAATGTAAAAAAATCTATAAATTATTTAGCAGATAGTGAATCATTCATACTTTCCTTGTATCAAAGTGACAGATGGTTTGGATTACTGTACACTTGTGTTGCTTTCAAAGAGATAGTCTTAAATAGAGTGAAAAGTGTTAAGCACGAGTAAGCAAAAGAGCTTGGATAGTTTATTTTAATAACGAAAATTTAATTGTAAATGTACTGCCTTCATTTGGGGTGGAATTGATAAAAATTTCCCCATTGTGTTCATTAATTATTTTCTTGGTTATTGACAAACCTATTCCAAGACTCTGGCTGTATTTTTTAGTAGTAAAAAATGGTGACCAGATATGTTTTTGAATTTCGGGCTGAATTCCAATACCATTATCTTCTATCGTTAGAATTACATAGTCATCTGAATAATCTGTTTTAATAATTATTTTTCCCGTATACTCTAAATCTCCTTTTTTTGCCTTTTCAATTATTGCATCTCTGGCGTTTGTAATAAGGTTTAACAGTATTTGTTCAATGCTTATTGAATTTCCATAAATTTTTGGTATTGAATCATTCAACAAAAGCAATATATCAATATTATGTTTTTTCAGTTGATTATGAGTCAAAGTAACTGCATTCATTATAATGGAATTAATATCAATTAGCTTATAGATATGGTTGTTTGTATTAAAACTACGGATGTGATCAATAATATATGTTGCTTTATCTACCATAGTACAGATTTTCTGTAATTCGGATAGAGCTTCAAGATAGTTAAAATCATCAAGATTTATGTCATCCATCATGTTTTGAGCAATACTTTTAATACCTGTCAACGGTTGAGCAATTTCATGAGCTATACCAGCAGTAATTTCTGCCATGGTTGAATATTTTGAAAGCAGTTGTATGTCATTATCTTTTTTATTGAGCATTGCAATATACTGGTCATTTTTTTGTTTTAAAAGACGATTTAACTTTGTGAGGTTTGCGTTCATCCGTGCAAGTGTTCGTATCTTTACCAATGCAGTTTGCGACCGCTTCAGTATATCATATATCATGATAGTCATTAAAATTATAATAAATCCTGTGAGGGTGATAATCATGAAATATACATTTTGCAAATATGCCACTAAAGTCAATATTACAGATTCAAGAATAAGTACACCCTGGAAAATCTTTGTGCCATATTTAAATGAAATTGTTTTATGAATGCTGCCAGCAGTATATAAATGGATAAAGGCTAAAATTATACCAGTTACCCATAGAGGCAAAAATAGTGAA is a genomic window of Spirochaetota bacterium containing:
- a CDS encoding HAMP domain-containing histidine kinase; translated protein: MAETILLSFTILSTLFLCVSLANINYKEGRYSLPILLWATLICAIAHIYPSSIAIALIIALYPAVFAVFIHTIIKTLATTDKYIYSIAQMAIILSLFLPLWVTGIILAFIHLYTAGSIHKTISFKYGTKIFQGVLILESVILTLVAYLQNVYFMIITLTGFIIILMTIMIYDILKRSQTALVKIRTLARMNANLTKLNRLLKQKNDQYIAMLNKKDNDIQLLSKYSTMAEITAGIAHEIAQPLTGIKSIAQNMMDDINLDDFNYLEALSELQKICTMVDKATYIIDHIRSFNTNNHIYKLIDINSIIMNAVTLTHNQLKKHNIDILLLLNDSIPKIYGNSISIEQILLNLITNARDAIIEKAKKGDLEYTGKIIIKTDYSDDYVILTIEDNGIGIQPEIQKHIWSPFFTTKKYSQSLGIGLSITKKIINEHNGEIFINSTPNEGSTFTIKFSLLK